One Ascaphus truei isolate aAscTru1 chromosome 22, aAscTru1.hap1, whole genome shotgun sequence DNA segment encodes these proteins:
- the LOC142472889 gene encoding uncharacterized protein LOC142472889 isoform X2 produces MSACSCLSCCFTPSEEDEDENTPFARLPKGQNPVKDLNKHEKLVLKNVNVTEIDQMFADITDTYNKQLELHQGMEDAITKLADTSHSPPSCLPGAYIEVLKKEHDDCDIKVKIEGYNFSLLVNAAAVPENLKQAQEHMKNMSRATKGIIGNQTKLQEMIFSMLQSKTQMADRIKQGNPGYLDQVRLQDNLEENIQKIDQAKQLSKQYAEGANNVLRNIAEIAGVSL; encoded by the exons AACACACCTTTTGCACGTCTACCCAAGGGCCAAAATCCAGTCAAGG atctgaACAAACACGAGAAGCTCGTTCTGAAGAATGTAAATGTGACCGAGATCGACCAAATGTTTGCGGATATCACGGATACGTACAATAAGCAGCTGGAGCTTCACCAGGGCATGGAAGACGCCATCACCAAGTTGGCAGATACCAGTCATTCTCCGCCCAGTTGCCTCCCCGGCGCCTACATTGAGGTGTTGAAGAAAGagcacg ATGACTGTGATATTAAGGTAAAAATAGAAGGCTACAACTTCTCCCTACTTGTGAATGCAGCAGCTGTTCCTGAAAACCTAAAGCAAGCCCAGGAACATATGAAAAACATGAGCCGTGCAACCAAAGGCATCATTGGAAACCAAACAAAGCTCCAAGAGATGATCTTCTCAATGCTACAGAGTAAGACTCAGATGGCGGACAGAATAAAGCAGGGCAACCCTGGGTACCTGGACCAGGTACGTCTACAAGACAACCTAGAAGAGAATATCCAGAAAATAGACCAAGCTAAACAGCTGTCCAAGCAGTATGCGGAGGGAGCCAACAATGTTCTCAGAAACATAGCCGAGATTGCTGGAGTCAGCCTGTGA
- the LOC142472889 gene encoding uncharacterized protein LOC142472889 isoform X3, which produces MAAPSGRAASGRTSCSCPPNTPFARLPKGQNPVKDLNKHEKLVLKNVNVTEIDQMFADITDTYNKQLELHQGMEDAITKLADTSHSPPSCLPGAYIEVLKKEHDDCDIKVKIEGYNFSLLVNAAAVPENLKQAQEHMKNMSRATKGIIGNQTKLQEMIFSMLQSKTQMADRIKQGNPGYLDQVRLQDNLEENIQKIDQAKQLSKQYAEGANNVLRNIAEIAGVSL; this is translated from the exons AACACACCTTTTGCACGTCTACCCAAGGGCCAAAATCCAGTCAAGG atctgaACAAACACGAGAAGCTCGTTCTGAAGAATGTAAATGTGACCGAGATCGACCAAATGTTTGCGGATATCACGGATACGTACAATAAGCAGCTGGAGCTTCACCAGGGCATGGAAGACGCCATCACCAAGTTGGCAGATACCAGTCATTCTCCGCCCAGTTGCCTCCCCGGCGCCTACATTGAGGTGTTGAAGAAAGagcacg ATGACTGTGATATTAAGGTAAAAATAGAAGGCTACAACTTCTCCCTACTTGTGAATGCAGCAGCTGTTCCTGAAAACCTAAAGCAAGCCCAGGAACATATGAAAAACATGAGCCGTGCAACCAAAGGCATCATTGGAAACCAAACAAAGCTCCAAGAGATGATCTTCTCAATGCTACAGAGTAAGACTCAGATGGCGGACAGAATAAAGCAGGGCAACCCTGGGTACCTGGACCAGGTACGTCTACAAGACAACCTAGAAGAGAATATCCAGAAAATAGACCAAGCTAAACAGCTGTCCAAGCAGTATGCGGAGGGAGCCAACAATGTTCTCAGAAACATAGCCGAGATTGCTGGAGTCAGCCTGTGA